From the Synechococcus sp. KORDI-49 genome, the window GCAAAAACAGTCGGCATTGAAGAAATTGTCAACGCCGAGGACTACGACGAGCTCCAATCAAAAATTCAAAGCGTGATCCGGGAATTTCGTGATTACGACTCAAGCATCAGAATCAAACTAGCCCTCTACGACAACGAAAATTTCGTCCATCAGATCAGCAACCAAACCTGGGCCGGATTCGGACCAGACATCATCATTACGGACAGCAACACAACTCACGCTCTTCACGAAAAAGGATTAATTGATACCGTTGAACTCACAACACCACAGCGAGAGGGCACTCCAGATCACCTTTTCCAACTGGTCACCAATCGCCAGGGAAAACTGTTAGGCAGGCCCGTGGCCCAGTACATCCAAGTCGCCTGTTACAACAAGGAGAAAATAAAAAACCCGCCAAAAACCAAGCAGGAGTTCGGCAACGATATTCATAAAGACACAACGTTCGGGATGTCACTTAACCTGAAAGACATTTTCTGGACGACTGAATTGTACGGAGCCGAACAACCTATGGCTTCAGCGATGCGCGGAACAGCACCCGACGCAAAGTCCAAGAAGAAGATAACTGATTGGCTTCACTGGCTTGAACACATGAGCTATCAACAGAATGTACGATTTATGAATAGTCAACAATCTCTGCGCTCCTCTTTTCTGGAAGGCAATCTCGACTGGATCACATGCTGGAGCTCAAGCCTTCCAGAACTTCGCAGAAAGCTGAAAGACAAGCTTGGCGTTTCACCTTTGCCAAAAAATATCAACAAGGACAAATTCCAATCCATCACAAAGCTCCAAGTCTGGTCACTGGGCCTTAATTCCAGCAAAGCTCAACGAGAGAAAGCTCTCGGGCTGATGGATTTCATCACGAAGCCCTGGGCCCAGAAAACCTATGTAATGGAAAACCGAAATAGCTTTCCTGTAAATAAGAATGCCGCCAAGATTGTCGCTTCAAAAATCGTGGGAGGAGAACAAGCCTTAGCTCAATTTGAACTTCGAAACGGCAGCGACGAACTTCGGAGAAGCTTCACCAACTCGGTGGTTTTCAGAGATCCCGCTCGATACAAGGTGATCACCACAGCACTGCAACGAACGATTTACGACATTAAAACTCCGGAAGAAACAACAGATCTCATCATCGAAACCATGATGGAGGAAAAATCATGATTCAAGGTATTTTTGTTGAAGCCATTGGCTGGCTGGGTTATCTACAACGCGGCGAAGTTATTCTGCAGATCATTCTGATCGTCAGCCTTCTGGTTCTGGAAAACCAGATCGTCAAACAACTGCACAGAATTCAGACGATTGGTGTGCGCCGAATCGTCACACCAGGCCTTGCCTTCCTGAGCGGATTCCTCCTGGGAGCCCTGGGGCTGCCCGGACATTTCCTTAGCTTTCTGGGAGGTCTTTGGCTGCTCTGGCGTGCGCTGGTTCCGATCAAAAACCTGGTCAAGGAAAGACATCCAAGATGGCCAGTTGACGAGATCGATCAGACGATCCTGAGACCCGTCGTTCTCGTGGTCATCATCCTGACGTTTTTTCAGATGCTGGGCAGCCGGGAAGCTTTGGCGATGCTCCCGATCGGAACCGTGTTCGGCGTTGTGCTCACCATCGGCAAATTGCTCACAGCCTTGATGTTGGGTTACGCCATTGTCACGTTGTCCAGACAGCCGGCAGGACTGCTCTCCGGTTTCTTCACCCAGTTCTTCGGGCTCAGCAAGCAGAGCAGAACCGCCTTGGAAGTCATCCTCCAATACAGCCTGATCGGGGTGGGAATCGTTGTTGTCGCCAATTATCTCGGCATCAACGGAGCCGCCATGGTGACGATCGCTGGAGGACTGTCTGTCGGTATCGGCTTCGGCTTGAAGGAAATCATCTCCAACTTCATCAGCAGCATCTGGATGTTGTTTGAAGGAACCGTGAGACCTGGTGAAATCCTGATGATCAATGGTGACCCCTGCACCGTTCGAAAGCTGGGGCTGAGAGCCACACAACTCAAACGCGGACGGGATGGCGCAGAATTGCTGATCCCCAACCAAACGTTCTTCACCCAGGAAGCGGAATCGTTCACGGCTCAAGAGACGTCACGTCGCGGTGCCGTGGATGTTGGAGCTGCCTATCACCATGAACCGGGCCGCGTAATCGACATTCTTGTCGAACTCGCCAAAGAACATGAAAAGGTTCTGCCGTACCCAGCTCCAGCAGCCTTCACAACCGGTTTTGCGGATTCTTCCATCAATTACAAAGTTCTTTTCTGGGTCAGGAATCCCCTGGAAGCATTTCAGGTTGAAAGCGATCTTCGCCAGGTGATCTGGAGCCGCTTCGAAGAAAACGAAATCGGAATTCCCTTTCCGCAACGGCAGGTTTATCCAATGGAGTGGCCACCTTCCAAACAGCAGACACTCGAGATCAGACATCAAGACGACCGGAGCCTGCTTCCCGAGCAGCAGGAAGCAGAGCCACCGATCAACGATCAGCAGAAGGAATGACGTTGAACAATGGACGTCACTCCGCTGCCAAGCGCGTGAGATAAGCATCCCTTGATCCTGCATTGATCCAACCGGTGGCAATCAGCTTGTTCTTCTGATCGTTGACACGACCCCTGTGAATGTGAGACGGGCCGGCTGGAAAAATCACGAGCTTGCCCCGCTCC encodes:
- a CDS encoding ABC transporter substrate-binding protein, with translation MLRRSHWAMLAAFAGIGLSMNGCGTSNAGIPVVLRVAKTVGIEEIVNAEDYDELQSKIQSVIREFRDYDSSIRIKLALYDNENFVHQISNQTWAGFGPDIIITDSNTTHALHEKGLIDTVELTTPQREGTPDHLFQLVTNRQGKLLGRPVAQYIQVACYNKEKIKNPPKTKQEFGNDIHKDTTFGMSLNLKDIFWTTELYGAEQPMASAMRGTAPDAKSKKKITDWLHWLEHMSYQQNVRFMNSQQSLRSSFLEGNLDWITCWSSSLPELRRKLKDKLGVSPLPKNINKDKFQSITKLQVWSLGLNSSKAQREKALGLMDFITKPWAQKTYVMENRNSFPVNKNAAKIVASKIVGGEQALAQFELRNGSDELRRSFTNSVVFRDPARYKVITTALQRTIYDIKTPEETTDLIIETMMEEKS
- a CDS encoding mechanosensitive ion channel family protein, which translates into the protein MRPGEILMINGDPCTVRKLGLRATQLKRGRDGAELLIPNQTFFTQEAESFTAQETSRRGAVDVGAAYHHEPGRVIDILVELAKEHEKVLPYPAPAAFTTGFADSSINYKVLFWVRNPLEAFQVESDLRQVIWSRFEENEIGIPFPQRQVYPMEWPPSKQQTLEIRHQDDRSLLPEQQEAEPPINDQQKE